The following proteins are encoded in a genomic region of Myxococcaceae bacterium JPH2:
- a CDS encoding glycosyltransferase family 4 protein, which produces MNAPSLPRPAPDAHPIPEARPIKVLHYLENVGMTGVETFLLMLCESQARSGRVVPAIACVLEDREELQRSARALDIRVIPLPSPAGSGSGLGRKLRSARLRAERVSTLARLLKREEMDALHIHAVGIAGMDAFVAAELAGTPSTLVTHHATLAWFRQGGRTSRMSDATFWLEKQRASRAVMPYAAAARELEANGMPAARVSVVPFCVDLKKFPGRPERPLNPEAPFRLLMAARLVPGKGHAELLSAVASLKDKHPRLKLVIAGSGPLSDDIAAQVASLGLSDVVELTGHLSNERMPALLATADAIVLPSYMPGETFPISLLEAMATGLPAIGTRWFGIPDIIDDSRTGYLVEPRDAPGLARAIDALVSDPAAAARMGLAGQQRARTEFSSDGVAARYEHLYRASL; this is translated from the coding sequence ATGAACGCCCCATCCCTCCCGCGCCCCGCGCCCGACGCCCACCCCATTCCGGAGGCCCGTCCCATCAAGGTGCTCCACTACCTGGAGAACGTCGGCATGACGGGGGTGGAGACCTTCCTCCTCATGCTCTGCGAGTCCCAGGCGCGCTCGGGCCGCGTCGTGCCCGCCATCGCCTGTGTGCTGGAGGACCGCGAGGAGCTGCAGCGCAGCGCGCGGGCCCTGGACATCCGCGTCATTCCCTTGCCGTCTCCAGCGGGCAGCGGCAGCGGCTTGGGACGCAAGCTGCGCTCGGCCCGGCTGCGCGCGGAGCGCGTGAGCACCCTGGCGCGCCTGCTCAAGCGAGAAGAGATGGATGCCCTCCACATTCACGCGGTGGGCATCGCGGGCATGGACGCGTTCGTCGCGGCCGAGCTGGCTGGGACTCCCTCCACCCTCGTCACCCATCACGCCACGTTGGCGTGGTTCCGCCAGGGTGGGCGCACCTCGCGGATGAGCGACGCCACGTTCTGGCTGGAGAAGCAGCGGGCCAGCCGCGCGGTGATGCCCTACGCCGCGGCGGCACGCGAGCTGGAGGCCAACGGCATGCCCGCCGCGCGCGTGTCGGTGGTGCCCTTCTGCGTGGACCTGAAGAAGTTCCCCGGCCGCCCCGAGCGCCCGCTCAACCCCGAGGCGCCCTTCCGCCTGCTGATGGCGGCGCGGCTCGTGCCGGGCAAGGGCCACGCGGAGCTCTTGAGCGCTGTCGCCAGCCTCAAGGACAAACATCCCCGGCTGAAGCTCGTCATCGCGGGCTCGGGGCCGCTCTCGGACGACATCGCGGCCCAGGTGGCTTCGCTCGGCCTCTCCGACGTGGTGGAGCTCACCGGGCATCTGTCCAATGAGCGCATGCCCGCGCTGCTGGCCACCGCGGACGCCATCGTGCTGCCCAGCTACATGCCCGGCGAGACGTTCCCCATCTCCCTGCTGGAGGCCATGGCCACGGGGCTGCCCGCCATCGGCACGCGCTGGTTCGGCATCCCCGACATCATCGACGACTCGCGCACGGGCTACCTCGTGGAGCCGCGCGATGCCCCGGGGCTCGCGCGCGCCATCGATGCGCTCGTGTCGGACCCGGCCGCCGCCGCCCGCATGGGACTCGCCGGGCAGCAGCGGGCCCGCACGGAGTTCTCCTCGGACGGCGTGGCCGCGCGCTACGAGCACCTCTACCGCGCCAGCCTCTAG